One region of Tachysurus fulvidraco isolate hzauxx_2018 chromosome 9, HZAU_PFXX_2.0, whole genome shotgun sequence genomic DNA includes:
- the LOC113658587 gene encoding kinesin-like protein KIF3C isoform X2: protein MSLKTKQCESVKVVVRCRPLNRKEEASGYDSIVDMDVKLGQVALRNPRAAPGEPDKTFTFDAVYDAGSKQSDLYDESVRPLVDSVLRGFNVTVLAYGQTGTGKTYTMQGEWTEAERRGIVPSSFEHIFTHISRSQNQQYLVRGSYLEIYQEEIRDLLTTDHSKRLELKESPESGVYVRDLSSFVAKNVKEMEHVLNAGNRTRSVGATDMNEHSSRSHAIFSVTVECSQPGPDGRNHIRVGKLNLVDLAGSERQSKTGARGERFKEATKINLSLSALGNVVSALADGRGAHVPYRDSKLTRLLRDSLGGNAKTVMVATLGPAAFNYEETLTTLRYANRAKNIKNVPRVNEDPKDALLREFQLEIARLKAQLQRRGMLSSRRKRRLKKSIDHEVNEDDDDQDEEEIEDEEEGEDDDDEEKLQKEVQEYIKEQQEVLEQEKEAIRDDRLMVAEEKQKLLEEKERMMGHLKKEQEASALLTAKFKAMESKLLVGGKNIIDHTNEQQKMLEIKRQEIAEQTRKEREMQQQMLIQDEETVELRETFTSLQQEVEAKTKKLKKLYAKLQSVKAEIQDVNDEHVRTRQELEQTQNELTRELKFKYLIIENFIPPEEKNKIMNRLVFDVDEDQWKFQPLVPAEDKFTQMKRRPVSAVGYKRPISQYARVAIAMGANSRYRAENIMLLELDMTPPTVFQIDFPNLGSETEPSRDVQLDNALFREKVAASRVRKSQSWCQAARPMPSSSSVLSLSSSGSNGLAHPVSTTMATVHQ from the exons ATGTCTCTGAAAACCAAGCAGTGCGAGTCGGTGAAGGTGGTGGTGCGCTGTCGCCCGCTGAACCGCAAAGAAGAGGCGTCCGGTTATGACAGCATCGTGGATATGGACGTTAAATTGGGCCAAGTGGCCCTGCGGAATCCCCGAGCGGCTCCCGGAGAACCGGACAAGACGTTCACCTTCGACGCCGTGTACGACGCAGGATCCAAGCAGAGCGACCTTTACGATGAGAGCGTGCGGCCTCTCGTGGACTCGGTGCTGCGCGGCTTTAATGTGACGGTGCTCGCGTACGGACAGACAGGTACAGGGAAGACGTACACAATGCAGGGGGAGTGGACGGAGGCCGAGCGGCGAGGCATCGTGCCCAGCTCCTTCGAGCATAtcttcacacacatctcacGTTCTCAGAACCAGCAGTACCTGGTGAGAGGGTCATACCTTGAGATCTACCAGGAAGAGATCCGAGATCTTCTGACCACTGATCACAGCAAGCGCCTCGAGCTGAAGGAGAGCCCCGAGTCAGGCGTGTATGTCCGAGACCTTTCGTCCTTTGTGGCTAAGAATGTCAAGGAGATGGAGCACGTGCTGAATGCAGGTAACCGCACGCGATCCGTAGGTGCAACGGACATGAACGAGCATAGCTCTCGGTCTCATGCCATCTTTAGTGTCACTGTAGAGTGCAGTCAGCCTGGTCCGGATGGCCGTAACCACATCCGGGTGGGCAAGCTGAACCTCGTGGACCTGGCAGGAAGCGAGCGCCAGAGCAAGACGGGAGCACGTGGTGAGCGGTTCAAGGAGGCGACTAAAATCAACCTGTCACTCTCTGCACTGGGAAACGTCGTATCGGCGCTGGCTGATGGCCGCGGCGCTCATGTGCCATACCGAGACTCCAAGCTCACACGCCTGCTCCGGGATTCGCTTGGTGGAAATGCCAAAACCGTAATGGTGGCCACGCTCGGCCCAGCAGCCTTCAATTATGAGGAGACACTGACCACGCTACGCTATGCCAACCGTGCCAAGAACATCAAGAACGTCCCACGCGTCAACGAGGATCCCAAGGATGCGCTGCTCCGTGAATTCCAGCTGGAGATCGCCCGGCTCAAGGCACAGCTCCAACGACGCGGCATGCTGAGCtccaggaggaagaggaggctcAAGAAAAGCATAGACCATGAGGtgaatgaggatgatgatgatcaagATGAGGAAGAGattgaagatgaagaggaaggtGAGGATGATGACGATGAGGAGAAGTTGCAGAAGGAGGTGCAGGAGTACATAAAGGAACAGCAGGAGGTGTTGGAGCAAGAGAAAGAGGCCATCAGGGACGACCGCTTAATGGTGGCTGAGGAGAAACAGAAGCTCctggaagagaaggagaggatgATGGGACATCTGAAGAAGGAGCAGGAGGCTTCAGCACTCCTCACCGCTaagttcaag GCAATGGAGAGTAAGCTTCTGGTTGGAGGAAAAAACATCATCGATCACACCAATGAACAGCAAAAGATGCTGGAAATAAAACGACAAGAGATTGCAGAACAg acacGTAAAGAGCGAGAAATGCAGCAGCAGATGTTAATTCAGGACGAGGAGACAGTGGAGCTGAGAGAAACATTCACATCTCTGCAACAGGAAGTGGAAGCAAAGACCAAAAAACTCAAAAAG CTGTACGCTAAGCTGCAGTCTGTGAAAGCCGAGATTCAGGATGTGAACGATGAGCACGTTAGAACCAGACAGGAACTTGAGCAGACGCAGAACGAACTCACAAGAGAACTCAAGTTCAA gtACCTCATAATCGAGAACTTCATCCCTCCGGAGGAGAAGAACAAGATCATGAACCGACTGGTGTTTGATGTCGATGAAGACCAGTGGAAGTTCCAGCCTCTGGTTCCTGCAGAGGA tAAGTTTACTCAGATGAAGAGGAGACCCGTATCTGCCGTGGGCTACAAGCGGCCTATCAGCCAATATGCCAGGGTTGCCATAGCGATGGGAGCCAATTCCAGATACAGA gCTGAAAACATCATGCTTCTGGAACTGGACATGACTCCGCCCACTGTGTTTCAAATAGACTTCCCCAATCTGGGGTCCGAGACGGAGCCAAGCCGAGACGTGCAGCTGGACAACGCGTTGTTTAGAGAGAAAGTAGCGGCCAGTCGGGTCAGGAAGTCCCAGTCCTG GTGCCAGGCTGCACGACCCATGCCTTCCTCGAGCTCTGTGCTCTCCCTGTCATCCTCAGGGTCTAACGGCTTGGCACACCCTGTCAGCACCACCATGGCAACCGTCCACCAATAA
- the LOC113658587 gene encoding kinesin-like protein KIF3C isoform X1 produces MSLKTKQCESVKVVVRCRPLNRKEEASGYDSIVDMDVKLGQVALRNPRAAPGEPDKTFTFDAVYDAGSKQSDLYDESVRPLVDSVLRGFNVTVLAYGQTGTGKTYTMQGEWTEAERRGIVPSSFEHIFTHISRSQNQQYLVRGSYLEIYQEEIRDLLTTDHSKRLELKESPESGVYVRDLSSFVAKNVKEMEHVLNAGNRTRSVGATDMNEHSSRSHAIFSVTVECSQPGPDGRNHIRVGKLNLVDLAGSERQSKTGARGERFKEATKINLSLSALGNVVSALADGRGAHVPYRDSKLTRLLRDSLGGNAKTVMVATLGPAAFNYEETLTTLRYANRAKNIKNVPRVNEDPKDALLREFQLEIARLKAQLQRRGMLSSRRKRRLKKSIDHEVNEDDDDQDEEEIEDEEEGEDDDDEEKLQKEVQEYIKEQQEVLEQEKEAIRDDRLMVAEEKQKLLEEKERMMGHLKKEQEASALLTAKFKAMESKLLVGGKNIIDHTNEQQKMLEIKRQEIAEQTRKEREMQQQMLIQDEETVELRETFTSLQQEVEAKTKKLKKYKKLYAKLQSVKAEIQDVNDEHVRTRQELEQTQNELTRELKFKYLIIENFIPPEEKNKIMNRLVFDVDEDQWKFQPLVPAEDKFTQMKRRPVSAVGYKRPISQYARVAIAMGANSRYRAENIMLLELDMTPPTVFQIDFPNLGSETEPSRDVQLDNALFREKVAASRVRKSQSWCQAARPMPSSSSVLSLSSSGSNGLAHPVSTTMATVHQ; encoded by the exons ATGTCTCTGAAAACCAAGCAGTGCGAGTCGGTGAAGGTGGTGGTGCGCTGTCGCCCGCTGAACCGCAAAGAAGAGGCGTCCGGTTATGACAGCATCGTGGATATGGACGTTAAATTGGGCCAAGTGGCCCTGCGGAATCCCCGAGCGGCTCCCGGAGAACCGGACAAGACGTTCACCTTCGACGCCGTGTACGACGCAGGATCCAAGCAGAGCGACCTTTACGATGAGAGCGTGCGGCCTCTCGTGGACTCGGTGCTGCGCGGCTTTAATGTGACGGTGCTCGCGTACGGACAGACAGGTACAGGGAAGACGTACACAATGCAGGGGGAGTGGACGGAGGCCGAGCGGCGAGGCATCGTGCCCAGCTCCTTCGAGCATAtcttcacacacatctcacGTTCTCAGAACCAGCAGTACCTGGTGAGAGGGTCATACCTTGAGATCTACCAGGAAGAGATCCGAGATCTTCTGACCACTGATCACAGCAAGCGCCTCGAGCTGAAGGAGAGCCCCGAGTCAGGCGTGTATGTCCGAGACCTTTCGTCCTTTGTGGCTAAGAATGTCAAGGAGATGGAGCACGTGCTGAATGCAGGTAACCGCACGCGATCCGTAGGTGCAACGGACATGAACGAGCATAGCTCTCGGTCTCATGCCATCTTTAGTGTCACTGTAGAGTGCAGTCAGCCTGGTCCGGATGGCCGTAACCACATCCGGGTGGGCAAGCTGAACCTCGTGGACCTGGCAGGAAGCGAGCGCCAGAGCAAGACGGGAGCACGTGGTGAGCGGTTCAAGGAGGCGACTAAAATCAACCTGTCACTCTCTGCACTGGGAAACGTCGTATCGGCGCTGGCTGATGGCCGCGGCGCTCATGTGCCATACCGAGACTCCAAGCTCACACGCCTGCTCCGGGATTCGCTTGGTGGAAATGCCAAAACCGTAATGGTGGCCACGCTCGGCCCAGCAGCCTTCAATTATGAGGAGACACTGACCACGCTACGCTATGCCAACCGTGCCAAGAACATCAAGAACGTCCCACGCGTCAACGAGGATCCCAAGGATGCGCTGCTCCGTGAATTCCAGCTGGAGATCGCCCGGCTCAAGGCACAGCTCCAACGACGCGGCATGCTGAGCtccaggaggaagaggaggctcAAGAAAAGCATAGACCATGAGGtgaatgaggatgatgatgatcaagATGAGGAAGAGattgaagatgaagaggaaggtGAGGATGATGACGATGAGGAGAAGTTGCAGAAGGAGGTGCAGGAGTACATAAAGGAACAGCAGGAGGTGTTGGAGCAAGAGAAAGAGGCCATCAGGGACGACCGCTTAATGGTGGCTGAGGAGAAACAGAAGCTCctggaagagaaggagaggatgATGGGACATCTGAAGAAGGAGCAGGAGGCTTCAGCACTCCTCACCGCTaagttcaag GCAATGGAGAGTAAGCTTCTGGTTGGAGGAAAAAACATCATCGATCACACCAATGAACAGCAAAAGATGCTGGAAATAAAACGACAAGAGATTGCAGAACAg acacGTAAAGAGCGAGAAATGCAGCAGCAGATGTTAATTCAGGACGAGGAGACAGTGGAGCTGAGAGAAACATTCACATCTCTGCAACAGGAAGTGGAAGCAAAGACCAAAAAACTCAAAAAG TACAAAAAG CTGTACGCTAAGCTGCAGTCTGTGAAAGCCGAGATTCAGGATGTGAACGATGAGCACGTTAGAACCAGACAGGAACTTGAGCAGACGCAGAACGAACTCACAAGAGAACTCAAGTTCAA gtACCTCATAATCGAGAACTTCATCCCTCCGGAGGAGAAGAACAAGATCATGAACCGACTGGTGTTTGATGTCGATGAAGACCAGTGGAAGTTCCAGCCTCTGGTTCCTGCAGAGGA tAAGTTTACTCAGATGAAGAGGAGACCCGTATCTGCCGTGGGCTACAAGCGGCCTATCAGCCAATATGCCAGGGTTGCCATAGCGATGGGAGCCAATTCCAGATACAGA gCTGAAAACATCATGCTTCTGGAACTGGACATGACTCCGCCCACTGTGTTTCAAATAGACTTCCCCAATCTGGGGTCCGAGACGGAGCCAAGCCGAGACGTGCAGCTGGACAACGCGTTGTTTAGAGAGAAAGTAGCGGCCAGTCGGGTCAGGAAGTCCCAGTCCTG GTGCCAGGCTGCACGACCCATGCCTTCCTCGAGCTCTGTGCTCTCCCTGTCATCCTCAGGGTCTAACGGCTTGGCACACCCTGTCAGCACCACCATGGCAACCGTCCACCAATAA
- the rab10 gene encoding ras-related protein Rab-10, which produces MAKKTYDLLFKLLLIGDSGVGKTCVLFRFSDDAFNTTFISTIGIDFKIKTVELQGKKIKLQIWDTAGQERFHTITTSYYRGAMGIMLVYDISNAKSFENISKWLRNIDEHANEDVERMLLGNKCDMEDKRVVPKAKGEQIAREHGIRFFETSAKANINIEKAFLTLAEDILRKTPVKEPNSENVDISSGGGVTGWKTKCCS; this is translated from the exons ATGGCGAAGAAGACGTACGACCTGCTGTTTAAGCTCCTCCTGATCGGAGACTCCGGTGTGGGGAAAACCTGCGTGTTGTTCCGCTTCTCAGACGACGCCTTTAACACCACCTTCATCTCCACCATAG GAATCGATTTCAAGATCAAAACAGTTGAACTGCAAGGAAAGAAGATAAAACTACAGATATG ggacaCAGCAGGTCAGGAGCGGttccacaccatcaccacctccTACTACAGAGGAGCCATGGGCATCATGCTCGTCTACGACATCAGCAACGCCAAGAGCTTTGAGAACATCAGCAAGTGGCTCAGGAACATCGACGAG catgCCAATGAAGATGTGGAGAGAATGCTGCTAGGCAACAAGTGTGACATGGAGGACAAACGGGTCGTACCAAAGGCCAAGGGAGAGCAG attGCCAGGGAACATGGAATCCGTTTCTTTGAGACGAGTGCGAAAGCCAACATCAACATCGAGAAGGCCTTCCTCACGTTAGCAGAAGACATCCTCAGAAAG acacCTGTAAAAGAGCCCAACAGTGAAAATGTGGACATCAGCTCCGGAGGTGGAGTCACAGGCTGGAAAACCAAGTGTTGCAGTTGA